A stretch of the Clostridium botulinum genome encodes the following:
- a CDS encoding ABC transporter ATP-binding protein: MNKETILHIKGLKMSFGSKEVLKGINLEVKKGEIIGYIGPNGAGKTTTVKIILGLLKGYQGNIEIFGEKICENDIEYKKRIGYVPEVADFYDVLTAKEYLTFIGELYGLDYEKTLSRSEKLMEILGIGNMFNTRLCSYSKGMRQKVSIIASLLHNPDILFLDEPLSGLDANSVMIIKEVLSLLASQGKTIFYSSHIMDVVEKISSRIVLLNDGNIVADGTFEELKKSSSENSLENIFNDLTGFTNHKSIAESFTSIIEEVK; this comes from the coding sequence ATGAATAAAGAAACTATACTTCATATCAAAGGTTTAAAAATGAGTTTTGGATCAAAAGAAGTATTAAAAGGAATCAATTTAGAAGTTAAAAAAGGTGAAATTATAGGATATATAGGACCTAATGGTGCCGGTAAAACTACTACTGTGAAAATAATTTTAGGACTTTTAAAAGGATATCAAGGGAATATTGAAATCTTTGGAGAAAAAATATGTGAAAATGATATAGAATACAAAAAACGAATAGGATATGTACCAGAAGTAGCTGATTTCTATGATGTATTAACAGCTAAAGAGTATTTAACTTTTATAGGAGAATTATATGGATTAGACTATGAAAAAACTCTATCTAGATCAGAAAAACTTATGGAGATACTGGGTATAGGTAATATGTTTAACACTAGATTATGTAGTTATTCTAAAGGAATGCGCCAAAAGGTTTCCATAATAGCAAGTTTACTTCATAATCCAGATATTTTATTTTTAGACGAGCCTTTAAGTGGACTCGATGCAAATAGTGTAATGATAATTAAAGAAGTTTTATCTCTTCTAGCATCCCAAGGAAAAACAATATTTTATTCTTCTCACATTATGGATGTTGTTGAAAAGATAAGTAGTAGAATAGTTCTTTTGAATGATGGCAATATAGTTGCTGACGGAACTTTTGAAGAACTTAAAAAAAGTTCTAGTGAAAACTCCCTTGAAAATATTTTTAATGATTTAACAGGATTTACAAATCATAAAAGTATTGCTGAGAGCTTTACTTCCATTATTGAAGAGGTGAAATAA
- a CDS encoding ABC transporter ATP-binding protein: MDKILSVKNIEKYYGNKDNITKAIDNISFSLTKGEFVGIMGPSGSGKTTLLNCISTIDNVTTGNIIINNQDITKLKSKKLEKFRRDELGFVFQDFNLLDTLTAYENIALALTIQGRKASDIDNLVKNIASNLGIEKILNKYPYQMSGGQKQRVASARAIVTSPSLILADEPTGALDSKSSRLLLDSFENLNQELKATILMVTHDAFTASYAHRILFIKDGKIFNELVRGNDSRKEFFNKIIEVVTLLGGDSSDVF; the protein is encoded by the coding sequence ATGGACAAAATACTAAGTGTAAAAAACATTGAAAAATATTATGGAAATAAGGATAATATAACAAAGGCAATCGATAATATTAGCTTTAGTCTTACTAAGGGAGAATTTGTTGGTATAATGGGACCTTCAGGAAGTGGTAAAACTACGTTACTTAATTGTATTTCAACTATAGATAATGTGACTACAGGAAATATAATAATAAATAATCAGGACATTACGAAATTAAAGTCTAAGAAGTTAGAGAAGTTTAGAAGAGATGAATTAGGATTTGTATTTCAAGACTTTAATCTTTTAGATACACTTACAGCTTATGAAAATATCGCACTAGCTTTAACTATACAAGGAAGAAAAGCAAGTGACATAGATAATTTAGTAAAGAATATAGCATCAAATCTTGGCATTGAAAAAATTTTAAATAAGTATCCATATCAAATGTCAGGAGGACAAAAACAAAGGGTAGCATCGGCTAGAGCTATAGTTACCAGTCCTTCATTAATATTAGCAGATGAACCAACAGGAGCTTTAGATTCAAAATCATCAAGACTACTTTTAGATTCCTTTGAAAATTTAAATCAAGAATTAAAAGCAACTATATTAATGGTAACTCATGATGCGTTTACTGCAAGTTATGCTCATAGAATCTTATTTATAAAAGATGGTAAAATATTCAATGAGTTAGTAAGGGGAAATGATTCAAGAAAAGAATTTTTCAATAAAATTATTGAAGTTGTAACCCTTCTTGGAGGTGATTCTAGCGATGTATTTTAA